Proteins encoded by one window of Streptomyces sp. NBC_01571:
- a CDS encoding helicase C-terminal domain-containing protein has product MRTEEQRDPDPAPAGNPPRSLAEALRTRDDTSLSALLRIRPDLITPVPTDLTQLATRAGTRASVVRALERLDRFALQTAEALAVASDPATYVELMGLMAGDDRDPAVTAAFPHALAILREQALVWGTDDRLRLVRTARELLAPAPQHPSPTGLGPTVAEATAGMSPGRIQEIVAACGLPSTHDSVSAVASLTALFTDRERMPALLDTAPAESLEVLSRLVWGPPYGQVTADPARHLRWLIDRALLLPTAPGTVVLPREVALHLRAGRAHRETDPVAPALEPARTHRPQMVDTTAAGQAYTALATVEELLKDWHEGGPSVLRAGGLSVRDLKRTAVALDVVEPVAAFWVELAYAAGLLASDGEAEERYAATPGYDEWLELPAGERWARLASAWLAATRTAGLVGGRDAKDRTLSALGPGLDRSAAPEVRHRVLALLAALPEGTAAVPDSVVARLHWERPPRGPRTAAGDDLRGRLARWTLSEAELLGVTGRGALSAQGRALLGLPPAPDHTAPGSGSVGASTGRGAGAGAKLPVHRHHRPAAEPAALLPRTPAEQAAAAAQAARILGPLLPEPLDHVLLQADLTAVAPGPLERPLADTLGVLADVESKGGATVYRFTPGSVRRALDAGRSASDLHAFLAAHSRTPVPQPLAYLIDDVARRHGHLRIGAASAYVRCDDDALLNEILADKRSQGLRLRRLAPTVLAAQADPAALLEGLRSMGFAPAAESAEGDVLITRAHAHRTPPRSAPAPVPDGPPVPDTTLLNAAIRAIRAGDLASTTPRKAAQADLPGTGELPRTSSAETLATMQAAVMTGEAVWIGYVNAEGAASQRVIAPIRVEGGFVTAYDHTADEVRTYPLHRVTGVAELADDQQ; this is encoded by the coding sequence ATGAGGACAGAGGAGCAGCGCGACCCGGATCCCGCCCCGGCGGGCAACCCCCCGCGCTCATTGGCGGAAGCCCTCCGCACGAGGGACGACACCTCCCTGTCGGCCCTCCTTCGCATCCGCCCGGATCTCATCACCCCCGTCCCCACCGACCTGACGCAGCTCGCCACCCGCGCCGGCACCCGCGCCTCGGTCGTCCGGGCCCTGGAGCGCCTGGACCGGTTCGCCCTGCAGACGGCGGAGGCGCTGGCGGTGGCGTCGGACCCGGCGACGTACGTCGAACTGATGGGCCTGATGGCGGGCGACGACCGCGACCCGGCGGTCACGGCTGCGTTCCCCCACGCGCTCGCCATCCTGCGCGAGCAGGCCCTCGTCTGGGGCACCGACGACCGTCTCCGGCTCGTACGCACGGCGCGCGAGCTGCTCGCCCCGGCCCCCCAGCACCCTTCCCCCACCGGCCTCGGCCCGACGGTCGCCGAGGCCACGGCGGGCATGTCCCCGGGACGTATCCAGGAGATCGTGGCCGCCTGCGGTCTGCCGAGCACCCACGACTCCGTCTCCGCGGTGGCCTCGCTGACCGCCCTGTTCACCGACCGGGAGCGGATGCCGGCGCTGCTCGACACGGCGCCCGCCGAGTCGCTGGAGGTGCTGTCCCGGCTGGTGTGGGGGCCGCCGTACGGCCAGGTGACCGCCGATCCGGCGCGCCATCTGCGCTGGTTGATCGACCGCGCGCTGCTGCTGCCGACGGCGCCCGGCACGGTCGTCCTGCCCCGCGAGGTGGCCCTTCATCTGCGGGCGGGCCGCGCGCACCGGGAGACGGACCCGGTCGCACCGGCCCTGGAACCGGCCCGGACGCACCGTCCGCAGATGGTGGACACGACCGCGGCCGGCCAGGCCTACACCGCGCTCGCCACCGTCGAGGAACTGCTCAAGGACTGGCACGAGGGCGGGCCGTCCGTGCTGCGCGCCGGCGGTCTGAGCGTGCGGGACCTGAAGCGGACCGCGGTGGCCCTGGACGTGGTGGAACCGGTGGCCGCGTTCTGGGTCGAGCTCGCCTACGCGGCGGGGCTGCTGGCCTCGGACGGCGAGGCCGAGGAACGGTACGCGGCGACGCCCGGTTACGACGAGTGGCTGGAGCTGCCCGCCGGTGAACGCTGGGCCCGGCTCGCCTCGGCGTGGCTGGCCGCGACCCGCACGGCGGGCCTGGTCGGCGGACGGGACGCGAAGGACCGTACGTTGTCGGCGCTGGGGCCGGGTCTGGACCGCTCCGCGGCCCCCGAGGTACGCCACCGGGTCCTCGCCCTCCTCGCCGCTCTCCCGGAGGGCACTGCCGCCGTCCCGGACTCCGTCGTCGCCCGGCTCCACTGGGAGCGCCCCCCGCGCGGCCCCCGGACCGCCGCCGGCGACGACCTGCGCGGCCGGCTGGCCCGCTGGACCCTGTCCGAGGCGGAGCTGCTGGGGGTCACCGGCCGAGGCGCGTTGTCGGCACAGGGGCGGGCCCTGCTGGGGTTGCCGCCGGCGCCTGACCACACGGCGCCCGGGTCCGGGTCCGTCGGAGCGAGCACCGGAAGAGGGGCGGGAGCAGGGGCCAAGCTTCCCGTCCACAGGCACCACCGCCCCGCCGCCGAACCGGCCGCCCTCCTCCCGCGCACCCCGGCCGAACAGGCCGCCGCCGCCGCACAGGCCGCCCGGATCCTCGGGCCGCTGCTCCCCGAGCCGCTGGACCACGTCCTCCTCCAGGCCGACCTGACCGCCGTCGCGCCCGGCCCCCTGGAACGCCCCCTGGCCGACACCCTCGGCGTGCTCGCTGACGTCGAGTCGAAGGGCGGGGCGACGGTCTACCGCTTCACCCCGGGGTCGGTACGGCGAGCCCTGGACGCCGGCCGTTCGGCCTCCGACCTGCACGCCTTCCTCGCCGCGCACTCCCGCACCCCGGTGCCGCAGCCGCTCGCCTATCTGATCGACGACGTGGCCCGCAGGCACGGCCATCTGCGGATCGGCGCGGCGTCGGCGTACGTCCGCTGCGACGACGACGCCCTGCTGAACGAGATCCTCGCCGACAAGCGTTCCCAGGGGCTGCGGCTCAGACGCCTCGCGCCCACCGTGCTCGCCGCGCAGGCCGACCCGGCGGCCCTCCTCGAGGGGCTGCGTTCCATGGGGTTCGCGCCGGCCGCCGAGTCCGCCGAGGGGGATGTGCTGATCACCCGCGCGCACGCCCACCGCACCCCGCCGCGCTCCGCCCCCGCCCCCGTCCCGGACGGCCCGCCGGTGCCCGACACCACCCTCCTGAACGCCGCGATCCGCGCCATCCGCGCCGGTGACCTGGCCTCCACGACCCCGCGCAAGGCGGCCCAGGCCGATCTGCCGGGCACCGGTGAGCTGCCCCGCACCAGCTCCGCCGAGACCCTCGCCACCATGCAGGCCGCCGTCATGACCGGCGAGGCCGTGTGGATCGGGTACGTCAACGCCGAGGGCGCCGCCAGCCAGCGCGTGATCGCCCCGATCCGCGTCGAGGGCGGCTTCGTGACGGCGTACGACCACACGGCCGACGAGGTCCGCACCTATCCGCTGCACCGCGTCACGGGGGTAGCGGAGCTGGCGGACGACCAGCAGTGA